In Sesamum indicum cultivar Zhongzhi No. 13 linkage group LG1, S_indicum_v1.0, whole genome shotgun sequence, the sequence atgtatacatgTACACAAACCTATACGTACAGATATACGAAAAAGTGTCTCAGTTTGGTTGATTNNNNNNNNNNCGGAGAGAGGGGAAGGTGTTAGCGTACTGGAAAGACAACGTGCGGCCGTTCACCAGTGGCTTGCCCTCGTTAACAAGGCAGTCGTCAAAGCGGAGGCGTTTAAAGACTCGTGGGTTGACCAGCCGCGCGGAGCTGAACCAGCCGCAGGTGAGATGGATGGCGGAGATGTCGCAGCCGGAGATGCAGACGTTCATTATCTCCACCGTGTAGGTGGGTATCCCATTCGGCAGCGCCTCGGTGGAGCCTTGGCTTATCACGATATCCGATTTCGAACACTTTTCGCTCCATATCCTGTTTGGCTCCACCACctccttttcattttccttctctttgACCTCTGCCGTTGTAGAAAGCCCCacaaattatacaaacacaaatttaatgaaatgtgCTTCATATGTTATTTTTCCGAATGAAAAAGTTATTGATATAATCAAACAGTGAGATGAAATACATTTCACAAACAAGTACAATTTGAGGGCCTTTGGTATCCCTATTTTTCACTGCAATTGTGtgcaaattaatgaatattttgatttttgctaGACACTGATCATacccataaattaaatttaaaataagtcgaaacataataaatttaaaaactaataccaaagtaaaaatagaaaaattcttactcaaatCAGATTTGGTCAAATCTGAACCAATTACAAAAGTGTAATACTTGTATGTAATcgtctataatttaaaacaagtAACTAATCAAATGACAAGTATATCACATTAATACATTTGTTGAATGATTAATTTGATCTACCAAGccaaatttgaataagaatttttcaaagaattaCCCACCTTGAATACAAGACAATgtatggaaataaaaaattttaaaatctgaATTCTTACCATCGAGACAAGACGTCAACGATAAAATCGAACTATTTTGAACATACAAGAATTGTTAACTTGAATTGACAAgacttttatcaatttttattaaaataagtgcAACTCAAAAATTCCTTAATTTAGTTCTCAATTGCATTAcatatactattatatttataatgtaatttatcatcaTTCCTGATGTCTAGAACTTTTCATATAACGACTTTTCATAgtatatataacattaataATAGAGGAATAAAGCTTTTGAAAGGGAGGCACAAGAAAGAGACGTTTGAAGGAAAGAGGATTATGCATAGAGAAATGTGGATTCCTAATTTCTGAGTGAGTGAATTGCCTTCattcattagattttcatttctCATTGATGCATTGGCATTGCTCACTACTTCAATGCCATTGCCGCACCTATGCCAAGAGGCTAACATGCGCCTTCTAGGTTCAAAACGTCTCCATCAGCTCACACGTgcatgtgattaattatttaatgcaGCTACATCATTAACTACCCTACAACAAGATAATTACGACGCTATTATtgcatgattaataataaataggtaGGTCCTAGGAGCCCACACTATTAAAGGTGGTGGCGCATGTTAGATAGAAAGGACGCGTTAGGAAGAAAAGCTGAGGCTGCGCCACCGAAATGTGGGCAGCAGAACCGTAAGCGACCACTGacagaaaaagggaaaaacagTGGTGGGTAAGGCTGTGGCAACCTCTGATCTGGCGGTGTAGCCGCAGGAACCGACGAATATGGCGCAGTGCGGACAGTGGGCACTCTCTCTGTGTGGGCTTTTCATGTAAACATGCAAATTAAAGACAACCCCAAATGCAGAGACAGTGGGTAGaatatacatcaatcacatatataaatacgtgtatgtgtatatatgaatgtatGTACGTATATCACTGATATATCTTATCACTGGGCATAT encodes:
- the LOC105166934 gene encoding protein TAPETUM DETERMINANT 1 yields the protein MGSEPSSLHRRRIASFTPELFAVILFSLLIIGKYTGNRLMELTPVTYEEKSLANIKNSTPSVTRFPHRRLLNHQEVKEKENEKEVVEPNRIWSEKCSKSDIVISQGSTEALPNGIPTYTVEIMNVCISGCDISAIHLTCGWFSSARLVNPRVFKRLRFDDCLVNEGKPLVNGRTLSFQYANTFPS